One segment of Aquimarina sp. BL5 DNA contains the following:
- a CDS encoding shikimate dehydrogenase translates to MNIYGLLGRDIGYSFSRNYFSNKFNTESLKCQYQNFDLQTIEELKNIIQRTDVKGMNVTIPYKEEVIPYLDTLDPIAKEIGAVNVIKFESNGKLTGYNSDYYGFTESLKPLLNTTIKKALILGTGGASKAIAYALDKLNIEYIFVSRNPDFRELSYNDLDEDIIKDFKLIINCTPLGTHPNTENHPDIPYEYLGKNHVLYDLIYNPEETIFMQKGKQKGAKTSNGLNMLILQAEKSWEIWNQ, encoded by the coding sequence ATGAATATATACGGATTACTAGGTAGAGATATAGGTTATTCTTTTTCTAGAAATTATTTCTCTAATAAATTCAACACGGAAAGCCTAAAATGTCAGTATCAGAATTTTGATCTTCAAACTATTGAAGAGCTAAAAAATATCATACAGCGGACGGATGTTAAAGGGATGAATGTAACTATCCCATATAAAGAAGAAGTAATTCCTTACCTAGATACATTAGATCCTATTGCCAAAGAAATTGGAGCTGTAAATGTAATTAAATTCGAAAGTAACGGAAAATTAACAGGATACAACAGTGATTATTATGGTTTTACAGAGTCTCTAAAACCTTTACTTAATACAACAATTAAAAAGGCATTAATACTAGGAACCGGTGGAGCATCAAAAGCCATAGCATATGCGTTAGACAAACTAAATATTGAATATATTTTTGTTTCTAGAAATCCAGATTTTAGAGAACTTAGCTACAATGATCTCGATGAGGATATTATAAAAGATTTTAAATTAATTATTAATTGTACGCCTTTAGGCACTCACCCTAACACAGAAAATCATCCGGATATTCCTTATGAATACCTAGGCAAAAATCATGTATTGTATGATCTCATCTACAATCCAGAAGAAACAATCTTTATGCAAAAAGGTAAACAAAAAGGAGCAAAAACTTCTAATGGATTGAATATGCTTATTTTACAAGCAGAAAAATCTTGGGAAATCTGGAATCAATAG
- a CDS encoding DUF349 domain-containing protein — MSTHDNLPKADGNEDNKTKTLEDKLENPVSEATESASETQESQEGKPKEITKVEESVEDSIPAEASPVSEDLPNDEVEEESVESTETSPVVEDIPNTEVEKEEAVSPVAADDEVLNEMEEAVAKDSEDESKLERHDIEKKDYHAMNKDELISELRRLIKSEKIQAIKEHVEEIKTEFNAKFNEEVEQKKDEFLADGGNIIDFYYSTPLKKEFNSVYFDYKEKRNAYYQNLKKDLQANLQKRLDIIEELKGLLNVEENINTTYNHFKEIKERWHNAGPIPRDKYNTVWNTYHHHTENFYDFLHLNRDFRDLDFKHNLEQKLKIIERATELAQETDVNRAFRELQILHKMWKEDLGPVAKEYREPIWEKFSELTKQIHENRQQFFKVQDKVYEKNLEVKQEIIAKIVEVAAEHPKNHGGWQQKIKEIEALREEFFKAGKVPSNANEETWSQFKGAVRDFNRNKNAFYKSLKKDQFENLNKKMELIKIAEDNKDSDDFSVTTPLMKKIQADWKKIGHVPRKDSDRIWKRFKDACNAYFDRIHAEKNEANKEEIAAYEKKLAHIEALKELKLSGDPKSDLDTIKENISIWKTIGRVPYKKRNIESDYNKVLDNLFGQLNLSRQETEMIKYENKLSSLANQSDDRALRNEQNFLRKKIEEVHSEIRQLENNLQFFKHADDNNPLVIEVRKNIGKHKESLEVWKNKLKKIKQL; from the coding sequence ATGTCCACACACGATAACCTGCCTAAGGCAGATGGAAACGAAGATAATAAGACCAAAACTTTAGAGGATAAATTAGAAAATCCTGTTTCTGAAGCGACGGAATCCGCTTCTGAAACTCAAGAATCACAGGAGGGTAAACCTAAAGAAATCACTAAAGTAGAAGAATCTGTTGAGGACAGCATCCCTGCTGAAGCGTCTCCAGTTAGTGAAGACCTGCCAAATGATGAAGTAGAAGAAGAAAGCGTAGAATCTACTGAAACGTCTCCAGTTGTTGAAGATATACCGAATACTGAAGTAGAAAAAGAAGAGGCTGTATCTCCTGTAGCAGCTGATGATGAAGTCCTAAATGAGATGGAAGAGGCAGTAGCAAAGGATAGTGAGGATGAAAGCAAGTTAGAGCGTCATGATATCGAAAAGAAAGATTATCATGCAATGAATAAAGATGAACTTATATCTGAATTACGTCGTTTGATAAAAAGCGAAAAAATACAAGCTATTAAAGAGCACGTAGAGGAAATTAAGACTGAGTTTAACGCTAAATTTAACGAAGAAGTAGAACAGAAAAAAGATGAATTTTTAGCTGATGGTGGAAATATAATAGACTTCTACTACTCTACTCCATTGAAAAAAGAATTTAATTCTGTTTACTTTGATTATAAAGAGAAAAGAAACGCATACTATCAAAATCTCAAAAAAGATCTTCAGGCAAACCTGCAGAAAAGACTAGACATCATTGAAGAACTAAAAGGTTTATTGAACGTAGAAGAGAATATTAATACTACCTATAATCACTTTAAGGAAATTAAAGAAAGATGGCATAATGCTGGTCCAATTCCGAGGGATAAATACAATACGGTTTGGAATACATATCATCATCACACGGAAAATTTTTATGATTTCCTGCACCTAAACAGAGATTTTAGAGATCTGGATTTTAAACACAATCTAGAACAAAAACTTAAAATTATTGAACGTGCTACCGAGTTAGCTCAGGAAACGGATGTAAATAGGGCATTTAGAGAATTACAAATTCTCCACAAAATGTGGAAAGAAGACTTAGGACCTGTTGCCAAAGAATATAGAGAGCCTATTTGGGAAAAGTTTAGTGAACTCACCAAACAAATTCATGAAAACCGTCAGCAATTTTTTAAAGTACAAGACAAAGTTTATGAAAAAAATCTAGAGGTAAAACAAGAAATTATTGCTAAAATCGTAGAAGTTGCTGCTGAACATCCAAAAAACCATGGAGGCTGGCAACAAAAGATCAAAGAAATAGAAGCACTAAGAGAAGAGTTTTTTAAAGCTGGAAAAGTACCTTCTAATGCAAATGAGGAGACATGGAGTCAGTTTAAAGGAGCGGTAAGAGATTTTAATAGAAATAAAAACGCTTTCTATAAGAGTCTTAAAAAAGATCAGTTCGAAAATCTTAACAAGAAAATGGAACTCATCAAAATTGCAGAGGATAATAAGGATAGTGATGATTTTTCTGTTACCACTCCATTAATGAAAAAGATTCAAGCGGATTGGAAAAAAATTGGACACGTACCTCGTAAGGATAGTGATAGAATCTGGAAAAGATTCAAAGATGCTTGTAACGCATATTTTGATCGTATACACGCTGAAAAAAATGAAGCTAATAAAGAGGAAATTGCAGCTTATGAAAAAAAACTAGCTCATATTGAGGCATTAAAGGAATTAAAATTATCGGGCGACCCCAAAAGCGATCTTGACACTATTAAAGAAAATATTAGTATTTGGAAGACAATAGGAAGAGTTCCTTACAAAAAACGTAATATCGAATCTGATTATAATAAAGTTTTAGATAACCTTTTTGGACAACTAAACTTAAGCAGACAGGAAACTGAAATGATCAAATACGAGAATAAACTCAGTTCACTTGCTAACCAATCCGATGATAGAGCACTTAGAAATGAGCAAAATTTCTTACGTAAAAAGATTGAAGAGGTTCATAGCGAAATACGTCAATTAGAAAATAACCTTCAATTCTTTAAACACGCAGATGACAATAATCCATTGGTAATCGAAGTACGAAAAAATATCGGAAAGCATAAAGAAAGTCTTGAAGTTTGGAAAAATAAATTAAAGAAAATAAAACAACTCTAA
- a CDS encoding class I SAM-dependent methyltransferase — MNCALCGSRASEFSVVHKRAYHHCANCDAISLHHSYFLSNDKERKRYEIHNNDVTDPGYQNFVSPIVNAIIKDYDKSHKGLDFGSGSDPVITTMLRHQGYAISTYDPFFDPNSKVLQSTYNYIACCEVMEHFYHPNKEFKLLHSLLKDKGRLYCKTYLYDKSIDFDSWWYKNDLTHVFFYTKKTLNWIKDYYGFSEVIISEKLIIFEK, encoded by the coding sequence ATGAATTGTGCTCTTTGTGGCTCAAGAGCATCAGAATTTTCTGTTGTACACAAACGAGCATACCACCATTGTGCTAATTGTGATGCCATTTCCTTGCATCATTCTTATTTTCTTTCTAATGATAAAGAGAGAAAAAGATATGAAATACATAACAATGATGTTACAGATCCAGGGTATCAAAATTTCGTTTCTCCAATCGTTAATGCTATTATAAAAGATTACGATAAGAGTCATAAAGGTTTAGATTTTGGGAGTGGTAGTGACCCTGTTATTACTACCATGCTTAGACATCAAGGCTACGCTATTTCCACGTATGACCCATTCTTTGATCCCAATTCGAAGGTGTTGCAATCTACTTATAACTATATCGCGTGTTGCGAAGTAATGGAGCATTTTTATCACCCTAATAAAGAGTTCAAATTATTACATTCATTACTAAAAGATAAAGGAAGGCTATACTGCAAGACATATCTGTATGACAAATCTATTGATTTTGATTCCTGGTGGTACAAGAACGATCTTACCCATGTATTCTTTTACACCAAAAAAACATTGAATTGGATTAAGGATTATTATGGTTTTAGTGAGGTAATTATATCCGAAAAACTAATCATCTTCGAAAAATAG
- a CDS encoding starch-binding protein, which yields MKNSLPKFLGLLGLWSLLLNSYLITAQTDFREETIYFLMTSRFFDGDPNNNAPTEWSSYNPDPEINPSITDPDDVTWKGDFKGLIQKLDYIKDLGFTAIWITPIVHNRSPLDYHGYHAWDFTKVDPRLESPGATFQDLINEIHARDMKIVLDVVTNHAGRFGIKDVAEIKYNTDPTKPWFAPDNPNWEYDGLTPNPEDGLIWSRANLKKMPPPYNEDLSQHNFPGKESYVDTSDPDWYHHSGNGFAQGFDDVENLQNRALAGDTPDLNTGSQVVRDYLVNAYATYINMGVDAFRWDTVKHMSREDIIYFYDAFKAINPDLFIFGEVAQKRHELHPVEETNPHYYTWRGEVNNSQPLDLAVIDFFGEATFHGTFEEGQSFPTVKAAARYDNLYSDPSTLVTWLDNHDFGPNNDWNRRYGGSDENLAACMNFMFTWRGIPTVYYGTEMRFKAGEFNDIHNEAGIRESIDNTGRAYYGDVIDQAPNHKIYQHIKKLNAIRKAVPALQKGNWDWKDAPGNAVSYRRVHQNSEVAVGLAKDGNASFSISGMTNGLYRDAVTGREIAAQNGVLNFTVTSGSAGIYVLNGPGLIGGCGGGFFENCVNGPSNPVVIINPNTTNSENPIQVTIEAVGGAGAPYSIYYTIDGSNPNMSNSQYTSSFTISESTTIKAIAFDKDGTASDIITKDYRIGPIKGLHVYFKKPSSWTQANVHYWNESPDVLPPSNWPGPQMSQIENSEWYEYIFEGVQSTNLLFNDNGGTKTDDLTRDRDGWFDNGTWYDTDPRNTENTPPTIVMSPGGGSFTVGETVTISLSATDNSPQGIEIYYTLNGDEPDTSSIRYTSSIAITSDTTIKAIAYDTEGLSSQVITNSFTFSETTDSMTVYYKGQLSNPNIYYWNTTPIASTVAWPGATMTDIGNGWYSFTFSGINCTNIIFNGNGANQTEDLQRCGDGWYYNGTWYDSNPEESQDLTLYFKSDSFTSPTIYFWNTTPSGLTTSWPGESMNVDTDGWYRYTLSNTSCANLIFSNNGTSQTSDLNRCKNGWYYNNIWYDQNPDALRLGNTISEDDISEERITVFPNPITENSVLQLYTIKKVSALRIELINAYGASQIIFNGQVSTGEHRYSLGEKSLAIGIYFCRITIDGKTSTRKIIKQ from the coding sequence ATGAAAAACTCATTACCCAAATTCCTGGGCCTTCTTGGCCTATGGAGCTTACTATTAAATTCTTATTTAATAACCGCACAGACAGATTTTAGAGAAGAAACGATCTATTTTTTAATGACTTCTCGTTTCTTTGATGGAGACCCTAATAACAATGCTCCAACAGAATGGTCATCTTATAATCCCGATCCCGAAATAAACCCAAGCATTACAGATCCTGATGATGTAACCTGGAAAGGGGATTTTAAGGGATTGATCCAAAAATTAGATTATATAAAAGATCTTGGTTTTACTGCGATCTGGATCACCCCTATAGTACACAATCGTAGCCCATTAGACTACCACGGATATCATGCTTGGGATTTCACTAAAGTAGATCCACGTTTAGAATCTCCTGGAGCTACATTTCAAGATCTAATTAATGAAATCCACGCACGTGATATGAAAATTGTGCTGGATGTTGTTACGAATCATGCCGGACGATTCGGAATAAAAGATGTAGCCGAAATAAAATATAACACAGACCCTACAAAACCATGGTTTGCACCGGATAATCCTAATTGGGAATATGACGGTTTAACACCTAATCCAGAAGATGGACTTATATGGAGTAGAGCTAATTTAAAAAAAATGCCTCCTCCATATAATGAAGATCTATCACAACATAATTTCCCTGGAAAAGAGAGTTATGTTGATACTTCTGATCCAGATTGGTATCATCATTCCGGAAACGGTTTCGCACAAGGTTTTGATGATGTAGAAAATCTACAGAACAGAGCATTAGCAGGCGATACTCCTGATCTAAACACAGGTAGCCAGGTTGTTAGGGATTACCTTGTGAATGCGTATGCCACCTATATTAATATGGGAGTAGATGCTTTCCGTTGGGACACAGTTAAGCATATGAGTAGAGAGGATATCATTTATTTCTATGATGCTTTTAAAGCTATAAATCCCGATCTATTTATTTTTGGAGAAGTGGCTCAAAAACGTCACGAATTACATCCTGTAGAGGAAACCAATCCCCATTATTATACTTGGAGAGGAGAAGTTAACAACTCCCAACCATTAGATCTTGCTGTAATTGATTTCTTCGGAGAAGCTACTTTTCATGGCACATTTGAAGAAGGACAATCTTTCCCTACGGTTAAAGCTGCTGCCAGATATGATAATTTATATAGTGATCCCTCTACACTGGTAACCTGGTTAGACAATCATGATTTTGGTCCCAATAACGACTGGAATAGACGTTATGGAGGATCTGATGAAAACTTAGCAGCGTGTATGAATTTTATGTTTACCTGGAGAGGAATTCCAACCGTTTATTATGGAACCGAAATGCGATTCAAGGCTGGAGAATTTAATGATATTCATAACGAAGCAGGGATTAGAGAATCAATTGATAATACCGGAAGAGCATATTATGGAGACGTCATTGATCAAGCTCCAAACCATAAAATATATCAACATATTAAAAAGCTAAATGCTATACGAAAAGCTGTTCCAGCATTACAAAAAGGAAATTGGGATTGGAAAGATGCTCCAGGTAATGCCGTTTCCTATCGTAGAGTGCATCAAAATAGTGAAGTTGCTGTAGGATTAGCAAAAGATGGAAATGCCTCATTTAGTATTTCAGGAATGACAAATGGATTATATAGAGATGCGGTGACGGGTCGTGAAATTGCAGCTCAAAACGGTGTATTGAACTTTACCGTAACTTCAGGATCTGCAGGAATATATGTGTTAAACGGACCCGGTCTAATTGGTGGCTGTGGCGGAGGATTCTTTGAAAACTGTGTTAATGGTCCTAGCAATCCGGTGGTAATTATTAATCCAAACACCACAAACTCCGAAAACCCTATACAAGTTACAATAGAAGCCGTTGGAGGAGCTGGTGCCCCGTATAGTATTTACTATACCATAGATGGATCAAATCCTAATATGTCTAATTCTCAATATACCAGTTCTTTTACGATCTCAGAATCTACTACTATTAAGGCGATTGCTTTTGACAAAGATGGAACTGCATCTGATATAATTACAAAGGACTATCGGATTGGCCCAATCAAAGGTTTACACGTTTATTTTAAAAAACCATCTTCTTGGACGCAAGCCAATGTGCATTACTGGAATGAATCACCAGATGTTTTACCTCCAAGTAACTGGCCAGGACCACAAATGAGTCAAATTGAAAACTCTGAATGGTATGAATATATTTTTGAAGGAGTCCAGAGCACTAATCTACTCTTTAACGATAACGGTGGTACAAAAACTGATGATTTAACAAGAGATAGAGATGGATGGTTTGACAATGGTACTTGGTATGATACAGATCCTAGAAATACCGAAAATACTCCTCCAACAATAGTAATGTCACCAGGGGGAGGATCTTTCACAGTAGGAGAAACTGTAACTATCTCACTAAGTGCCACCGATAACTCTCCCCAAGGAATTGAGATTTATTATACACTTAATGGAGATGAACCAGATACTTCCTCGATTAGATATACCTCATCAATAGCGATTACATCAGACACTACTATAAAAGCTATTGCATATGACACAGAAGGATTATCTTCTCAAGTTATAACTAATTCATTCACTTTTTCCGAAACAACGGATTCAATGACGGTTTATTACAAAGGACAACTATCTAATCCAAATATATATTATTGGAATACGACACCAATAGCATCAACAGTAGCTTGGCCAGGAGCTACCATGACTGATATTGGTAATGGTTGGTATTCATTTACATTTAGTGGTATTAACTGCACCAATATAATTTTTAATGGTAATGGAGCAAACCAAACCGAAGATTTACAAAGATGCGGAGATGGATGGTATTATAATGGGACTTGGTACGATAGTAATCCTGAGGAAAGTCAGGATCTAACATTATACTTTAAATCTGATTCTTTTACATCCCCTACTATTTACTTTTGGAATACTACTCCATCAGGATTAACAACTTCCTGGCCTGGAGAATCTATGAATGTTGATACTGATGGTTGGTATCGATATACATTATCAAATACATCTTGTGCCAATCTCATTTTTAGCAATAATGGAACTTCACAAACCTCAGATCTTAATAGATGTAAAAATGGATGGTACTATAATAATATTTGGTATGATCAAAATCCCGATGCGCTAAGATTAGGCAATACCATTTCTGAGGATGATATTTCTGAAGAAAGAATCACCGTATTTCCAAACCCAATAACAGAAAACTCTGTATTACAGCTATATACAATAAAAAAAGTAAGTGCCTTGAGAATAGAACTTATCAATGCTTACGGTGCCTCTCAAATTATATTTAACGGACAAGTTAGCACAGGAGAACA